From Acidimicrobiales bacterium, one genomic window encodes:
- a CDS encoding nitronate monooxygenase, translated as MRTRLTEILDVEHPVMLAGMGGVSYSELVAAVSEAGGFGCIGASTMPHPMLVEEMAAVRERTAKPFGVDLLTAAPQDFEAKIRDIAKGGASVYVAGLGVPRDVVDLCHELNLLVVNMCGKVRHALAAVEAGCDLVVAQGTEAGGHTGTVATLALVPQVVDAVGDRIPVVAAGGITDGRGLAAALTLGADGIWVGTRFIATPEAHTVNGYKDALLGLQEDGTVVTRAYTGKTCRVVRNTYTEEFDAAGGQPEPFPHQVIKSIQDGANHLGGNELSQDVDPAREFFPAGQGAGMIGELVPAATLVERFVAEAEAALSRAGSPV; from the coding sequence ATGCGCACCCGGCTGACCGAGATCCTCGACGTGGAGCACCCGGTGATGCTGGCCGGCATGGGCGGGGTGTCCTACTCCGAGCTGGTGGCGGCGGTGTCCGAGGCCGGCGGCTTCGGGTGCATCGGCGCCTCGACCATGCCCCACCCCATGCTGGTGGAGGAGATGGCGGCGGTGCGGGAGCGCACGGCCAAGCCCTTCGGCGTCGACCTGCTCACCGCCGCCCCCCAGGACTTCGAGGCCAAGATCCGCGACATCGCCAAGGGCGGCGCCTCGGTCTACGTGGCCGGCCTCGGCGTCCCCCGCGACGTCGTGGACCTGTGCCACGAGCTGAACCTGCTGGTGGTCAACATGTGCGGCAAGGTCCGCCACGCGCTGGCCGCGGTGGAGGCCGGCTGCGACCTGGTGGTGGCCCAGGGCACCGAGGCCGGGGGCCACACCGGCACCGTGGCCACCCTGGCCCTCGTGCCCCAGGTGGTCGACGCGGTGGGCGACCGGATCCCGGTGGTGGCGGCCGGCGGCATCACCGACGGCCGGGGCCTGGCCGCCGCCCTCACCCTCGGGGCCGACGGCATCTGGGTCGGCACCCGCTTCATCGCCACCCCCGAGGCCCACACCGTCAACGGCTACAAGGACGCCCTCCTCGGGCTCCAGGAGGACGGCACCGTCGTCACCCGGGCCTACACCGGCAAGACCTGCCGGGTGGTGCGCAACACCTACACCGAGGAGTTCGATGCCGCCGGGGGCCAGCCCGAGCCCTTCCCCCACCAGGTCATCAAGTCGATCCAGGACGGGGCCAACCACCTGGGCGGCAACGAGCTGTCCCAGGACGTCGACCCGGCCCGCGAGTTCTTCCCCGCCGGCCAGGGCGCGGGCATGATCGGCGAGCTGGTGCCGGCCGCCACCCTGGTGGAGCGGTTCGTGGCCGAGGCCGAGGCCGCCCTGTCCCGGGCCGGCTCGCCCGTCTGA
- a CDS encoding geranylgeranyl reductase family protein — MTRAVDVLVVGAGPAGAAAATTLARAGQSVAVVDKATFPRDKICGDGLTAGALRQLEALGLDPAAVPSWQRVDDVVVSPPWGATAAFPLPRGQGSYAVVARRAELDAALVEGARKAGADVHEGCALVRAVDHGDAVTATVEGLGEVRARYAVGADGMWSPLRKCLGVAVPGYRGEWHAFRQYLRGAAAPARRDLWVWFEPDLLPGYAWSFPLADGAVNVGFGIQRGGKVAVREMAEIWRTLLRRPVIAEVLGTDWEPEGPHRAWPIPARVDRIPLTSGRGLFVGDAAAATDPMTGEGIGQALETGMAAARAILAAGPGAPEVARARYEAEVTRGLARDNRLAGALVRALQHRRGAVAAVRLAGATPWTRRHFGRWLFEDYPRAVLATPHRWHRDLFSSPGAYRD, encoded by the coding sequence GTGACCCGCGCCGTCGACGTCCTGGTGGTGGGGGCCGGCCCCGCCGGCGCCGCCGCGGCCACCACCCTGGCCCGGGCCGGCCAGTCGGTGGCGGTCGTCGACAAGGCCACCTTCCCCCGGGACAAGATCTGCGGCGACGGGCTGACCGCCGGGGCCCTCCGCCAGCTGGAGGCGCTGGGCCTCGACCCGGCCGCGGTGCCGTCATGGCAGCGGGTGGACGACGTGGTGGTGTCTCCGCCGTGGGGCGCCACCGCCGCCTTCCCCCTGCCCCGGGGCCAGGGCTCCTACGCCGTGGTGGCCCGCCGGGCCGAGCTGGACGCGGCCCTGGTGGAGGGGGCCCGCAAGGCCGGGGCCGACGTCCACGAGGGGTGCGCCCTGGTGCGGGCCGTCGACCACGGCGACGCGGTGACGGCCACCGTCGAGGGACTGGGTGAGGTGCGGGCCCGCTACGCCGTCGGCGCCGACGGCATGTGGTCCCCGTTGCGCAAGTGCCTGGGCGTGGCCGTGCCCGGCTACCGGGGCGAGTGGCACGCCTTCCGCCAGTACCTCCGGGGGGCGGCCGCCCCGGCCCGCCGCGACCTGTGGGTGTGGTTCGAGCCCGACCTGCTGCCCGGCTACGCCTGGTCGTTCCCGCTGGCCGACGGGGCGGTGAACGTGGGCTTCGGCATCCAGCGGGGCGGCAAGGTGGCGGTGCGGGAGATGGCCGAGATCTGGCGCACCCTCCTGCGCCGGCCCGTGATCGCCGAGGTGCTGGGCACCGACTGGGAGCCCGAGGGGCCCCACCGGGCCTGGCCCATCCCGGCCCGGGTCGACCGCATCCCGCTCACCTCCGGCCGGGGCCTGTTCGTGGGCGACGCCGCGGCGGCCACCGATCCCATGACCGGCGAGGGCATCGGCCAGGCCCTGGAGACCGGCATGGCCGCGGCCCGGGCCATCCTGGCCGCCGGCCCGGGCGCCCCGGAGGTGGCCCGCGCCCGCTACGAGGCCGAGGTGACCCGGGGCCTGGCCCGGGACAACCGCCTGGCCGGCGCCCTGGTGCGGGCCCTCCAGCACCGGCGGGGGGCGGTGGCCGCCGTGCGCCTGGCCGGGGCCACCCCCTGGACCCGCCGCCACTTCGGCCGGTGGCTGTTCGAGGACTACCCCCGGGCCGTCCTGGCCACCCCGCACCGCTGGCACCGCGACCTGTTCTCCTCCCCCGGCGCCTACCGGGACTGA
- a CDS encoding lipase family protein: MGQRGVIAWVVAGAVLVGLSGAPGSSAPVAGQVPPGPPGPGLLPVPAPLPPGPPGEVLASVPFASGPFPFTVEPHQVLYRSTDRHGGSIPVSGYVLVPTGVPAPPGGRHVVAWAHGTSGIVDGCAPSLDAQSGGGLNSPDSYQQVVSLLAAGHIVTASDYPGLGTPGLHPYMDGFGEGRAVLDSIRAARAFGGTSTAVVVGFSQGGQAAIFAGEEQPGYAPDIDLRGVVSIGTPSLMGAAIAAGSPYASLGLAGLVTALPELDRTEILTPSGEAEYDALIPLDRPDGPCVWPEFDFDRDMMVDPMDLPAWRASIESVYPGQRIVPAPVLLIQSESDEDVPAPLAYHACNTLVAHGSDVRMWIYDDEDHVASVVVSSHDRSRWVLDRLAGLAVDDTVAFAGEVPRVVIPCPAGEASEGGGSGAGAEEPAARPATPVRSVARFAG, from the coding sequence ATGGGTCAGCGGGGGGTCATCGCGTGGGTGGTGGCCGGCGCCGTGCTGGTCGGGCTGTCGGGCGCGCCGGGGTCCAGCGCCCCGGTCGCCGGCCAGGTGCCACCCGGGCCACCCGGGCCGGGCCTGCTGCCCGTGCCCGCCCCGTTGCCCCCTGGGCCGCCCGGTGAGGTGCTGGCGTCGGTCCCGTTCGCCAGCGGCCCCTTCCCCTTCACCGTCGAGCCGCACCAGGTCCTCTACCGGTCGACCGACCGCCACGGCGGCAGCATCCCGGTCTCGGGCTACGTGCTGGTGCCCACCGGTGTGCCCGCCCCGCCCGGAGGGCGCCACGTGGTGGCCTGGGCCCACGGCACGTCGGGGATCGTCGACGGGTGCGCCCCGTCGCTCGACGCCCAGTCCGGAGGCGGGCTCAACTCGCCGGACAGCTACCAGCAGGTGGTCTCCCTCCTGGCCGCCGGCCACATCGTCACCGCCAGCGACTACCCGGGGCTGGGCACCCCGGGCCTCCACCCCTACATGGACGGCTTCGGGGAGGGTCGAGCCGTGCTCGACTCGATCCGGGCCGCCCGGGCCTTCGGTGGGACCTCCACCGCGGTGGTCGTCGGCTTCTCCCAGGGGGGCCAGGCCGCCATCTTCGCCGGCGAGGAGCAGCCCGGGTACGCCCCGGACATCGATCTGAGGGGCGTCGTCTCCATCGGGACCCCGAGCCTGATGGGGGCGGCCATCGCCGCCGGCAGCCCCTACGCCAGCCTGGGCCTGGCCGGCCTGGTCACCGCCCTCCCCGAGCTGGACCGGACCGAGATCCTGACCCCGTCGGGCGAGGCCGAGTACGACGCGCTGATCCCTCTGGACCGGCCCGACGGCCCGTGCGTCTGGCCCGAGTTCGACTTCGACCGCGACATGATGGTCGACCCCATGGACCTCCCGGCGTGGCGAGCGTCCATCGAGTCGGTGTACCCGGGGCAGCGCATCGTGCCCGCCCCGGTGCTGCTGATCCAGAGCGAGAGCGACGAGGACGTCCCCGCCCCCCTCGCCTACCACGCCTGCAACACCCTCGTGGCCCACGGCAGCGACGTCCGCATGTGGATCTACGACGACGAGGATCACGTCGCCTCGGTCGTGGTCTCCTCCCACGACCGCAGCCGCTGGGTGCTCGACCGCTTGGCCGGCCTGGCCGTCGACGACACCGTCGCCTTCGCCGGCGAGGTGCCCCGGGTGGTCATCCCGTGCCCGGCGGGCGAGGCGTCGGAGGGTGGGGGCTCGGGCGCCGGTGCGGAGGAGCCGGCGGCCCGGCCGGCGACGCCGGTCCGCTCGGTGGCCCGCTTCGCGGGCTGA
- a CDS encoding MaoC/PaaZ C-terminal domain-containing protein, giving the protein MPIDPTAVGSRSQPVRHAWTSSDAILYALGVGAGAVDPQDELAFTTENTNGVTQQVLPTMAVVLGVGGGGAFASIGSFNPAMLVHGEQAIELHGPIPVEGEVETVGEITAIYDKGKGALVEVRSTSTDTATGQVLFVNTMSAFIRGEGGFGGDRGPSGPKNPPPDRAPDHEHAYVTRSDQALLYRLSGDRNPLHSDPSFAALGGFDRPILHGLCTYGFTGRALLHRLCEGDPARMRAMEGRFSSPVLPGERLTVRMWDTGPGEACFQTTGDDGRVVLDGGRLTCVAVV; this is encoded by the coding sequence GTGCCCATCGACCCCACCGCCGTCGGTTCCCGCAGCCAGCCGGTCCGCCACGCCTGGACCAGCTCCGACGCCATCCTCTACGCCCTGGGTGTGGGGGCCGGCGCCGTCGACCCCCAGGACGAGCTGGCCTTCACCACCGAGAACACCAACGGCGTGACCCAGCAGGTGCTGCCCACCATGGCCGTGGTCCTGGGCGTCGGGGGCGGGGGGGCCTTCGCCTCCATCGGCTCGTTCAACCCGGCCATGCTGGTCCACGGCGAGCAGGCCATCGAGCTCCACGGGCCCATCCCGGTGGAGGGCGAGGTGGAGACGGTGGGGGAGATCACCGCCATCTACGACAAGGGCAAGGGCGCCCTGGTCGAGGTGCGCTCCACCTCCACCGACACGGCCACCGGCCAGGTGCTGTTCGTGAACACCATGTCGGCCTTCATCCGGGGCGAGGGCGGCTTCGGGGGCGACCGGGGCCCGTCGGGGCCCAAGAACCCGCCGCCGGACCGGGCCCCCGACCACGAGCACGCCTACGTCACCCGCTCCGACCAGGCCCTGCTGTACCGGCTGTCGGGCGACCGCAACCCGTTGCACTCGGACCCGTCGTTCGCGGCCCTGGGCGGCTTCGACCGGCCCATCCTCCACGGCTTGTGCACCTACGGCTTCACCGGCCGGGCCCTGCTGCACCGCCTGTGCGAGGGCGACCCCGCCCGGATGCGGGCCATGGAGGGCCGCTTCTCGTCCCCCGTCCTGCCCGGCGAGCGGCTCACCGTCCGCATGTGGGACACCGGACCCGGCGAGGCCTGCTTCCAGACCACCGGCGAC
- a CDS encoding VanW family protein, with protein MRRPRLGILLGTGIPVAVVLVLLAAWAFDTSAAADGTYRNVELAGRDVGRLSEDELDEAVAEVAVDFASTPVRIATGGDPLSATASELGLEVDRPATVDAVLAEGREGSVALRPLAWSRSFVAPYEVAVRYQVRTDRLALALAEREGDGSRQPMEPTILASPEAVRIQAGAAGQALDPTEVGEALLEAADAGESPITVTVEPVQQAPQVSDDEAQALADEAAELTGQPFTTTVAGRTATFDVAEQRAWLGSRATPEGLELTLDQEAIDAALRDRIGSLGDAAPQNARFTVENGAVRLIPAVVGISCCSEDAPGQIAEAILGGEDTVEVEPVTDEPDLTTAGAEALGIREPVGTVTEWKGQPQVKSFTTYHACCEPRVTNIHKMADLVRGALVGPGDTFSVNGHVGQRTVEKGFVEAGAIANGVHVEEVGGGVSQFATTLFNAAFFAGLPFGEYQSHSEHFSRYPYGREATMGYEHPDLQFTNDTPYGILIWTSYTDTSLTITLYSTQYASGQQTGQTTGRDGRCTTVSTQRTITYADGRTAADTVRARYRDAGATSC; from the coding sequence GTGCGCCGCCCCCGCCTCGGCATCCTCCTCGGCACCGGCATCCCGGTGGCCGTCGTCCTCGTCCTCCTGGCCGCCTGGGCCTTCGACACCAGCGCGGCCGCCGACGGCACCTACCGGAACGTGGAGCTGGCCGGACGGGACGTGGGGCGCCTGTCGGAGGACGAGCTGGACGAGGCCGTGGCCGAGGTGGCCGTCGACTTCGCCTCCACCCCGGTCCGCATCGCCACCGGGGGCGATCCCCTCTCGGCCACCGCTTCCGAGCTGGGCCTGGAGGTCGACCGACCGGCCACCGTGGACGCGGTGCTGGCCGAGGGCCGCGAGGGGTCGGTGGCCCTGCGCCCGCTGGCCTGGAGCCGGTCCTTCGTGGCCCCCTACGAGGTGGCGGTCCGCTACCAGGTCCGCACCGACCGCCTGGCCCTGGCCCTGGCCGAGCGGGAGGGCGACGGGTCGCGCCAGCCGATGGAGCCCACCATCCTGGCCTCGCCCGAGGCCGTCCGCATCCAGGCCGGCGCCGCCGGCCAGGCCCTCGACCCCACCGAGGTGGGCGAGGCCCTCCTGGAGGCGGCCGACGCCGGCGAGTCGCCCATCACCGTCACCGTGGAGCCGGTGCAGCAGGCCCCGCAGGTCAGCGACGACGAGGCCCAGGCCCTGGCCGACGAGGCGGCCGAGCTCACCGGCCAACCCTTCACCACCACGGTGGCGGGCAGGACGGCCACCTTCGACGTGGCCGAGCAGCGGGCCTGGCTGGGCTCCCGCGCCACGCCCGAGGGCCTGGAGCTGACCCTCGACCAGGAGGCCATCGACGCCGCCCTCCGCGACCGGATCGGCTCGCTGGGCGACGCCGCCCCCCAGAACGCCCGCTTCACGGTCGAGAACGGCGCCGTGCGCCTGATCCCGGCCGTGGTCGGCATCTCGTGCTGCTCCGAGGACGCCCCCGGCCAGATCGCCGAGGCCATCCTGGGCGGCGAGGACACCGTCGAGGTCGAGCCGGTGACCGACGAGCCCGACCTGACCACGGCCGGGGCCGAGGCCCTGGGCATCCGGGAGCCGGTGGGCACGGTCACCGAGTGGAAGGGCCAGCCCCAGGTCAAGTCGTTCACCACGTACCACGCCTGCTGCGAGCCCCGGGTCACCAACATCCACAAGATGGCCGACCTGGTCCGGGGGGCGCTGGTCGGGCCGGGCGACACGTTCTCGGTCAACGGCCACGTGGGCCAGCGCACCGTGGAGAAGGGCTTCGTCGAGGCCGGGGCCATCGCCAACGGCGTGCACGTCGAGGAGGTCGGGGGGGGCGTGTCCCAGTTCGCCACCACGCTGTTCAACGCCGCCTTCTTCGCCGGCCTGCCCTTCGGCGAGTACCAGTCGCACTCCGAGCACTTCTCCCGCTACCCCTACGGGCGGGAGGCGACGATGGGCTACGAGCACCCGGACCTGCAGTTCACCAACGACACCCCCTACGGCATCCTGATCTGGACCTCCTACACCGACACCAGCCTCACCATCACCCTGTACTCCACCCAGTACGCCTCGGGGCAGCAGACGGGCCAGACCACGGGCCGGGACGGGCGCTGCACCACGGTCAGCACCCAGCGCACCATCACCTACGCGGACGGCCGCACCGCCGCCGACACGGTCCGGGCCCGCTACCGCGACGCCGGCGCCACGTCCTGCTGA
- a CDS encoding MFS transporter, whose translation MTERLGNAARDTFRSLHIRNFRLFFTGQLVSQTGTWLTMVAQTLLVLKLTGSGVAIGLLTACQFLPVLVLGAWAGSVADRSDKRRLLVWTQAGAMAQSLVLAAVVFSGHATVGAIYALALVQGVLTAFDNPARRAFVVEMVPTDMVANAVSLNSAVMTGSRVVGPALAGVLVITVGFGWAFLLDGLSYIAVLAGLLLMRPADLHSVPPGARGRGQVRAGLRYVRSQPDLLVPLIMMAAVGTFAFNFQVTIPLLVTGPLGGGDGTFTILFSVLSLGSMLGALWTARRTEVTNHQIVVAAAGFGVSMLGLAVVPGLWAAFPVAVALGVASIAFMTTSTAIVQMRAAPEYRGRVLALQAMVFLGSTPIGGPVVGWVSDTAGPRAGIALGGVACLAAAAWASRALGRAGGVDATDPAAQVAEDQAVTLAD comes from the coding sequence ATGACCGAACGACTGGGCAACGCCGCCCGCGACACCTTCCGCTCCCTCCACATCCGCAACTTCCGCCTGTTCTTCACCGGCCAGCTCGTCTCCCAGACCGGCACCTGGCTCACGATGGTGGCCCAGACCCTCCTGGTGCTGAAGCTGACCGGCTCGGGGGTGGCCATCGGCCTCCTGACCGCCTGTCAGTTCCTGCCCGTGCTGGTGCTGGGGGCGTGGGCCGGCAGCGTGGCCGACCGCAGCGACAAGCGCCGGCTGCTGGTCTGGACCCAGGCCGGGGCCATGGCCCAGTCCCTGGTCCTGGCGGCCGTGGTCTTCAGCGGCCACGCCACGGTGGGGGCCATCTACGCCCTGGCCCTGGTCCAGGGGGTCCTGACCGCCTTCGACAACCCGGCCCGCCGGGCCTTCGTGGTGGAGATGGTGCCGACCGACATGGTGGCCAACGCCGTCAGCCTCAACAGCGCGGTCATGACCGGGTCCCGGGTGGTGGGCCCGGCCCTGGCCGGCGTGCTGGTCATCACCGTCGGCTTCGGCTGGGCCTTCCTGCTCGACGGGCTCAGCTACATCGCGGTGCTGGCCGGGCTGCTGCTCATGCGCCCGGCCGACCTCCACTCCGTGCCCCCCGGGGCTCGGGGCCGGGGCCAGGTGCGGGCCGGGCTCCGCTACGTCCGCTCCCAACCCGACCTGCTGGTCCCGCTGATCATGATGGCCGCCGTCGGCACCTTCGCCTTCAACTTCCAGGTGACCATCCCCCTGCTGGTGACCGGGCCGCTGGGCGGGGGTGACGGCACCTTCACCATCCTGTTCTCGGTGCTCAGCCTGGGGTCCATGCTGGGCGCCCTGTGGACGGCCCGGCGCACCGAGGTCACCAACCACCAGATCGTGGTGGCGGCGGCCGGCTTCGGGGTCTCGATGCTGGGCCTGGCCGTGGTGCCCGGGCTGTGGGCCGCCTTCCCGGTGGCGGTGGCCCTGGGGGTGGCCAGCATCGCCTTCATGACCACCTCGACGGCCATCGTCCAGATGCGGGCCGCCCCCGAGTACCGGGGCCGGGTGCTGGCCCTCCAGGCCATGGTGTTCCTGGGCAGCACCCCCATCGGCGGGCCCGTCGTGGGCTGGGTGTCGGACACCGCCGGGCCCCGGGCCGGCATCGCCCTGGGCGGGGTGGCCTGCCTGGCCGCCGCGGCCTGGGCGTCGCGCGCCCTGGGTCGGGCCGGTGGGGTCGACGCCACGGACCCGGCGGCCCAGGTGGCCGAGGACCAGGCCGTCACCCTGGCCGACTGA
- a CDS encoding queuosine precursor transporter: MSTSTDPDRPDLAAAAPPAAAPSGVTLDDPGPGDGDGPSRTVAPVVARAAIVAVGAYAGAQVIAQVTSLKIGVVGGQAVDMGTFVYPITFTLRDVVHKVAGRRAARTLILTSAVVNLFLAAYLAWTASVDSDPSWGLGAEYEAVLGPIWRIVLASLAAMVVSELIDTEVYHWFVTRVTRRFQWLRVLVSNAVSVPVDNLVFALGAFAPVALLGTDGLPWATVWSIFWVNLWVKGLVSLASLPLIYTTKDRQVPH; the protein is encoded by the coding sequence GTGTCCACCTCCACGGACCCTGATCGCCCCGACCTCGCCGCCGCGGCCCCGCCCGCCGCCGCCCCGTCGGGGGTGACGCTCGACGATCCCGGCCCCGGGGACGGGGACGGGCCCAGCAGGACGGTGGCGCCGGTGGTGGCCCGGGCCGCGATCGTCGCCGTCGGGGCCTATGCCGGGGCCCAGGTCATCGCCCAGGTGACCAGCCTCAAGATCGGCGTGGTGGGCGGCCAGGCCGTGGACATGGGCACCTTCGTGTACCCGATCACCTTCACCCTGCGGGACGTGGTCCACAAGGTGGCGGGGCGGCGGGCGGCCCGCACCCTGATCCTGACCAGCGCGGTGGTGAACCTGTTCCTGGCCGCCTACCTGGCCTGGACGGCCAGCGTGGACAGCGACCCGTCGTGGGGCCTGGGGGCCGAGTACGAGGCGGTGCTGGGGCCCATCTGGCGCATCGTCCTGGCCTCGCTGGCCGCCATGGTGGTCTCGGAGCTGATCGACACCGAGGTGTACCACTGGTTCGTCACCCGGGTGACCCGCCGCTTCCAGTGGCTGCGGGTGCTGGTGTCCAACGCCGTCAGCGTCCCGGTCGACAACCTGGTGTTCGCCCTGGGGGCCTTCGCCCCCGTGGCCCTGCTGGGCACCGACGGCCTCCCCTGGGCCACCGTCTGGAGCATCTTCTGGGTCAACCTGTGGGTGAAGGGCCTGGTGTCGCTGGCCTCGCTGCCCCTCATCTACACCACGAAGGACCGCCAGGTCCCCCACTGA
- a CDS encoding SDR family oxidoreductase, with the protein MTGICEGRVCIVTGAGRGIGREHALMLAAQGAKVVVNDIGGEVDGSGRSTGPAQDVVDEIVAAGGEAVVNGDDVSSWAGAEAMVGQAVEVFGDLHVLVNNAGILRDRMLANMTEAEWDAVIGVHLKGTFAPARHAAAHWRERSKAGDEVDARIINTSSPSGIYGNVGQTNYGAAKAGIAAFTVIAAKELARYGVTVNAIAPAALTRMTENLGMGQADEATKEKMAPKWIAPIVTWLASPASRPVTGRVFDVSGQALSVSEGWHRGPTAEPVEDPELVGEIALQLVADARPNANMFGYDEK; encoded by the coding sequence ATGACCGGGATCTGCGAGGGACGGGTGTGCATCGTCACCGGCGCCGGCCGGGGCATCGGCCGGGAGCACGCCCTGATGCTGGCCGCCCAGGGGGCCAAGGTGGTGGTCAACGACATCGGCGGCGAGGTCGACGGCTCGGGCCGCTCCACCGGGCCGGCCCAGGACGTGGTGGACGAGATCGTGGCCGCCGGGGGCGAGGCGGTGGTTAACGGCGACGACGTGTCCAGCTGGGCCGGGGCCGAGGCCATGGTCGGCCAGGCCGTCGAGGTCTTCGGCGACCTGCACGTGCTGGTCAACAACGCCGGCATCCTCCGGGACCGGATGCTGGCCAACATGACCGAGGCCGAGTGGGACGCCGTCATCGGGGTCCACCTGAAGGGCACCTTCGCCCCGGCCCGCCACGCCGCCGCCCACTGGCGGGAGCGGTCCAAGGCCGGCGACGAGGTCGACGCCCGCATCATCAACACGTCCTCGCCGTCGGGCATCTACGGCAACGTGGGCCAGACCAACTACGGGGCGGCCAAGGCCGGCATCGCCGCCTTCACCGTCATCGCGGCCAAGGAGCTGGCCCGCTACGGCGTGACCGTCAACGCCATCGCCCCGGCGGCGTTGACCCGCATGACCGAGAACCTGGGCATGGGCCAGGCCGACGAGGCCACCAAGGAGAAGATGGCCCCCAAGTGGATCGCCCCCATCGTCACCTGGTTGGCCTCACCGGCCAGCCGTCCGGTGACGGGCCGGGTCTTCGACGTCTCCGGCCAGGCCCTGTCGGTGTCGGAGGGCTGGCATCGGGGCCCCACCGCCGAGCCGGTCGAGGACCCGGAGCTGGTGGGCGAGATCGCCCTGCAGCTGGTGGCCGACGCCCGGCCCAACGCCAACATGTTCGGCTACGACGAGAAGTAG
- a CDS encoding VOC family protein gives MEQRVSLITLGVADLGRSRGFYERLGWSGHEVQETVFFQAGGLAVVLWGRDEVAADAGITDDGATFGGVVLAHNVRSRQEVDAVMAAAGEAGATITRAPAETFYGGYAGVFRDPDGHGWEIAHNPGFALAADGSLVLPDFGAAEG, from the coding sequence GTGGAGCAGCGGGTCAGCCTCATCACCCTGGGCGTGGCCGACCTCGGGCGGTCGCGGGGGTTCTACGAGCGGCTCGGGTGGAGCGGCCACGAGGTCCAGGAGACGGTCTTCTTCCAGGCCGGTGGCCTGGCCGTGGTGCTCTGGGGCCGGGACGAGGTGGCCGCCGATGCCGGCATCACCGACGACGGCGCCACCTTCGGGGGCGTCGTCCTGGCCCACAACGTGCGCTCGCGCCAGGAGGTCGATGCGGTGATGGCCGCCGCCGGGGAGGCGGGGGCGACGATCACGAGGGCACCGGCCGAGACGTTCTACGGCGGCTACGCCGGCGTCTTCCGCGACCCCGACGGCCACGGCTGGGAGATCGCCCACAACCCGGGCTTCGCCCTGGCCGCGGATGGGTCCCTGGTCCTGCCCGACTTCGGGGCCGCCGAGGGGTGA
- a CDS encoding LLM class F420-dependent oxidoreductase — MQVSMQLSYSGGFKESALQVSELEKAGLDLAWVAEAYGFDGVSLMGYLAATTERVQIAAGILPIYTRTPTLLAMTAAGVDALSDGRCHLGLGASGPQVIEGWHGLRYDKPLGRTREIIDICRKVWARDGRVTAEGPNYPLPLPEGEGTGLGKPLKLIARPVRPRIPIWVASLGPKNVEMTAEMADGWLPIFFHPEKAQDVWGDDLARGAAKRSDDLGPLMIAAGGMVAVGDDVAGFREMARPMVALYVGGMGARGRNFYNDLVRRYGFEAEAELIQDLYLDGKKEEAAAAVPDALLEATSLCGPEGYVKERIAAFAEAGVTHLNVIPIPTGDQTQASLVGQVKEWCEAV; from the coding sequence GTGCAGGTCAGCATGCAGCTCAGCTACTCGGGCGGCTTCAAGGAGTCGGCCCTGCAGGTCTCCGAGCTGGAGAAGGCCGGGCTCGACCTGGCCTGGGTGGCCGAGGCCTACGGCTTCGACGGGGTCAGCCTCATGGGCTACCTGGCCGCCACCACCGAGCGGGTCCAGATCGCGGCGGGCATCCTGCCCATCTACACCCGCACGCCGACCCTGCTGGCCATGACCGCGGCCGGGGTCGACGCCCTGTCCGACGGGCGGTGCCACCTGGGTCTCGGGGCGTCCGGTCCCCAGGTCATCGAGGGCTGGCACGGCCTCCGCTACGACAAGCCCCTGGGCCGCACCCGGGAGATCATCGACATCTGCCGCAAGGTGTGGGCCCGCGACGGCCGGGTCACGGCGGAGGGCCCCAACTACCCCCTGCCCCTCCCCGAGGGCGAGGGCACCGGGCTGGGCAAGCCCCTCAAGCTCATCGCCCGCCCGGTCCGGCCCCGCATCCCGATCTGGGTGGCGTCACTGGGCCCCAAGAACGTGGAGATGACGGCCGAGATGGCCGACGGTTGGCTGCCCATCTTCTTCCACCCCGAGAAGGCCCAGGACGTGTGGGGCGACGACCTGGCCCGGGGAGCGGCCAAGCGCAGCGACGACCTGGGCCCGCTGATGATCGCGGCGGGGGGCATGGTGGCGGTGGGCGACGACGTGGCCGGCTTCCGGGAGATGGCCCGCCCCATGGTCGCCCTGTACGTGGGGGGCATGGGGGCCCGGGGTCGCAACTTCTACAACGACCTGGTGCGCCGCTACGGCTTCGAGGCCGAGGCCGAGCTGATCCAGGACCTGTACCTGGACGGCAAGAAGGAGGAGGCGGCCGCCGCGGTGCCCGACGCCCTCCTGGAGGCCACGTCCCTGTGCGGGCCCGAGGGCTACGTGAAGGAGCGCATCGCCGCCTTCGCCGAGGCCGGTGTCACCCACCTGAACGTCATCCCCATCCCCACCGGCGACCAGACCCAGGCCAGCCTGGTCGGCCAGGTCAAGGAGTGGTGCGAGGCGGTCTGA
- a CDS encoding DUF3039 domain-containing protein gives MTDLPTLHPSVDVDERTKVDERPVTDDGDHERFAHVVVPASAVTEAYITGATVTALCGKRWVPTRDPGRYPVCPTCKEILDAARAARDGQG, from the coding sequence ATGACCGACCTGCCCACCCTCCACCCCTCGGTCGACGTCGACGAGCGGACCAAGGTCGACGAGCGCCCGGTCACCGACGACGGCGACCACGAGCGCTTCGCCCACGTGGTGGTGCCGGCCTCGGCCGTGACCGAGGCCTACATCACCGGGGCCACCGTCACCGCCCTGTGCGGCAAGCGCTGGGTCCCCACCCGCGACCCGGGCCGCTACCCCGTCTGCCCCACCTGCAAGGAGATCCTGGACGCGGCCCGAGCCGCCCGCGACGGCCAGGGCTGA